One genomic window of Phoenix dactylifera cultivar Barhee BC4 chromosome 6, palm_55x_up_171113_PBpolish2nd_filt_p, whole genome shotgun sequence includes the following:
- the LOC103705328 gene encoding LOW QUALITY PROTEIN: uncharacterized protein LOC103705328 (The sequence of the model RefSeq protein was modified relative to this genomic sequence to represent the inferred CDS: inserted 8 bases in 7 codons; deleted 2 bases in 1 codon): MDDVWSWLTLLPALPTGPPPLPPYSSQPPPTAPSSSPPTAPPAPTEALATFSITLHGFPHPSNPVHTLWVSDPFPSPLLLLPPPLPPPTPPRVMSLSPHLLPPLRQLRYKARHGAHLRRPRRRRSEAAVFFALALLLRLFWLCACDAPADXGFLFFRALGPVLERALDCRRALRKFLLAAGPDAEERFMRSLGYMLAKWXLLRELQPAAGHRLPAACCSYAAEAHGLWVLKGFAPSXAMARVGTGSSSTHLEPKGSVLRYALAHQQLEAVVQLEYTVCMRDPRFIKIGVRVDNIRLHVVRLRFGGRXEEDESADVEDERHFPSRVRLWVGPEAGSAYATGPSXGRSSGNPGGSGDVRTVVGGSWRWVEAPGINAKARASVRSRXRSWRWEQEVEGEPGXVRWVLCDLSTGAEVAAWRPAGGGGGGGIREGDAEEVQRGGRAFSKAGGVWWPRRAGGGGELESGREMEGRV; the protein is encoded by the exons ATGGACGACGTGTGGTCGTGGCTCACTCTTCTCCCAGCCCTTCCGACTGGCCCTCCACCCCTCCCTCCCTACTCCTCGCAGCCTCCGCCGACCGCTCCATCCTCCTCTCCGCCGACCGCACCGCCGGCTCCAACTGAGGCCCTTGCCACCTTCTCCATCACCCTCCATGGCTTTCCCCACCCCTCCAACCCCGTCCACACCCTCTGGGTCTCCGATcccttcccctctcctctcctcctcctcccgcctcctcttcctcctccaactCCTCCACGAGTCATGTCCCTCTCCCCCCACCTCCTCCCTCCACTTCGACAACTCCGCTATAAAGCTAGACATGGAGCGCATCTCCGACGCCCTCGACGGCGCCGAAGCGAGGCGGCGGTCTTCTTCGCCCTTGCGCTCCTCCTCCGGCTATTCTGGCTCTGCGCCTGCGACGCCCCGGCCG GcggcttcctcttcttccgggCCCTCGGCCCGGTCCTCGAGCGCGCGCTCGACTGCCGCCGGGCCCTCCGCAAGTTCCTCCTCGCCGCCGGGCCAGACGCCGAGGAGCGCTTCATGCGCTCACTCGGCTATATGCTCGCCAAGT TCCTCCTCCGCGAGCTCCAGCCCGCCGCCGGCCACCGCCTCCCCGCCGCCTGCTGC TCCTATGCGGCGGAAGCCCACGGTCTCTGGGTCCTCAAGGGCTTCGCCCCGT CCGCCATGGCCCGGGTTGGCACCGGTTCTTCTAGCACCCATCTCGAGCCGAAGGGGTCGGTCCTCCGATATGCGTTGGCCCACCAGCAACTGGAAGCTGTGGTCCAGCTAGAATACACGGTCTGCATGCGGGACCCACGTTTTATCAAGATTGGAGTACGTGTCGATAATATAAGGCTCCACGTGGTGAGGCTCCGGTTCGGAGGAA ACGAAGAGGATGAAAGCGCTGACGTGGAGGACGAGAGGCACTTTCCGTCGAGGGTCCGGCTTTGGGTCGGACCGGAGGCCGGTTCGGCCTACGCGACCGGTCCCA CTGGCCGGTCGAGCGGGAACCCGGGCGGGAGTGGAGACGTCCGGACCGTTGTAGGCGGCTCGTGGCGGTGGGTCGAAGCGCCGGGAATTAACGCCAAGGCGCGGGCTTCGGTGAGGTCTC GGCGGAGCTGGCGGTGGGAGCAGGAGGTGGAGGGGGAGCCGGG TGTTCGATGGGTGCTGTGCGACTTGTCGACAGGGGCGGAGGTGGCGGCGTGGAGGCCggcgggcggcggcggaggaggagggatcCGAGAGGGGGATGCGGAGGAGGTACAGCGGGGCGGGAGAGCGTTTAGTAAGGCCGGCGGTGTGTGGTGGCCGCGACGAGCTGGCGGAGGGGGTGAGTTGGAGAgtgggagggagatggaggggAGGGTGTGA